The genomic stretch GCTACGCTCCGAATAGCAGAGCGGATACGGCTGGCTAACTCTTCATTTACCTGGAAAATCCCTGTCAAATCAGGGTTGGTCACGATTTGGTACTTGAGCAATTGGAAATAATTCTCCCAAGTCACTTGAGGGGCGCCTAGAAAAAGGTCAGCTTGCGGCATGAATTTATCCACAAAATCCTTGTCTTGCCTGTGGATACGCAGATTTGTCGCGGAAGCAAAAGCCACATCGGTGTCTAGTGAGTGATAACCTGCTCCCTGACGCATGATTGGGCTAAGCTTGATTGATTTTCCTGCGCAAGCTTTGGCATAAGAAAGCCCTAAAATATGATTTGGCGTGTTACCTGTGAAGTTGACACCAGCAAATGTCTCCCACATTTTCTGCGTTTTCTGTGGATAAGACAAATTATCTGGTAAATTTTGCAAGTAATCCACCATTTTCTGTTGATTATCCGCATAAATCTGTGAAAAGTGTTGATAATCCAGATTTTCTTCTGTCCCAAATGCCAAGTTATCCACACCAAGACGCTCTAAAATGTCCACCGCCCCCTGTGCAAAGTAGTCCGCTGACTGAACAGCCACCAAAAATGGCAGCTCAACCACCAAATCAGCACCGCATTTCAGAGCCATTTCCGCGCGCGTCCATTTGTCCACAACCGCAGGCTCACCACGTTGGACAAAATTCCCAGACATGGCAACAATCTTGACCCCTTCAGCCTGCGACAACAAATAACGATGCCCATTATGAAAAGGATTAAATTCAGCAACGATACCAGTGATAGTCATGAAGTACCTCACATATAATAAAAATTTTTAATCAGATTCCTAGATTTTATCGTCTTTTCTCCTACTTAGATTTGTTTTCTTTATTGAATAGCAAAACCATTTTCAATATAGTTGACTGCTTCTAATACTGAATTTTCATCTATTTTTGGACGATTGGCAATAACATTTAAGACTTGTTCTTCTACCAGAACTTCTCTCGTGTATTTTCGATTAATCATTGATTGTTTGTTTTTAAACATTTCTCGGAGTTTCTTGCCTAAATCTTTATCAAAAATTGCCTCTTGAACCTGAGAAAATTCCTCCTCAGAAAGTGGAATAGACATAACTACATCCATAAATTCTTCTTTAAGTATAGCAAACATTTCTACCCTATCATCTTCGATAAAATGATCAAGAATCTTTTTTGCCCCAATTGTTGCTCCTGTAGCGCCTACTACAGCTACACCTAAACCAGGGACCACTGTTCCTAATGCTGCAGCACCAAGTACCCCACTACCAGCAACTGCAGAATTCTTCAATAATTGCTGCTTTGAAATCCTCCCTGTCAGAGCATAAAAAACATCTGGTCCCATAACAATACCAACAGAAATTACACCTGCTGCGCCACGTGCGACGGTTTCAGCAGCAATCTGTTTACCAGTCATATTTACTATTTTTGCTGTAACAACTTTACCTATTTGCTGTGACCCTGCATAAATCATGGTCCCAGTAAACATAGTTTTCACACTGCTCTTAAAAGCTAATTTAGCTGACTTTTCAATAGAATTACCCGCCCACTTAGCTTGTGCAAAAACAATGACAAAACTAATTCCAGCAACAGGTAAAGATTGAATAGCACCATCCAGAACATCATACTTTATAGAGGTTAAATTCCCCCCCTTAGCAATCAGTTTAGCTTCATTATAAGTCACATGACCTTTTTTAACAATTTTGTATGCATCATTCGGATCGGTATGACCTGAAACTTTACCATCTCTAATCTTGTTCTTCATCAATTTAATAGCATCATTATATTGATCTCTAGGAACCTCTAATTGCATATTGGGGTATCGATACATGCCTCCATCAGCCTGTTTATCGAATGCAGCATTGATAGTATTTCTAGCATTTGAACAATATTTCGTTTGGATAAATTGACTCCCAACTCTACGGTCAGCACCATTTTTAGCATTGTCCTGGCCGACTTGATGAACCTCCCTAAATGGATGTAATACCTTATCAACCATATCATTAGCATGCTCTGCAGCATAACCATGAGCTTGGTTAGCACTCGCAGTTGCATTAAATTGAATATCTTTAAGGTGATTACCGAATGTCCGATTTAGTCCCACAATACTTCCAATACGAGTACCTCTATCAGTTATATTAATACTATCTTGATTAGTAATATATTCTTCTACTTCTTGTTCAATAAAATTATTATACAAGTCAGCTGTATAACCTGTACTAATTAAACGTCTTAATTGAACGACAAAATTATCGATTTCTTCTTCAATAGGAAATTTAAATTGTTTAACTTTGGTTGGATAGTACAATAAAATTTCGTCTTGTTCTTTGGAAACTTTCCATAATCCGTCAAATTTAAAAAAATCTGATTTTCGAATATATTTTCTTTTGTACCCCCTTGATTTATCTCTATTTTTTAATTGTATTCTGTGATAAATCCCATCCTTCGTTAACAACATTCCATATTCCAAAAACTCCCCTTCTTCTTTACTCCTAATTGGAGTAAAGCCAAAATATTCCAATTCATCTATTGAATTCGTTATTCTTTCAAAATTTTTGTCTCCAATAATAAACCACTTAGCTCTTCCATATGGTATTTTATCTCCAGAATAGTAAAACGAAGATGAACCAATATCATTCAATATGTTTCTTATCTTATCTTCATCATAGTCATGTAAATCACTATATTCAGACACCCAATTTTTAAATTGTTGTTTTAAACTTAATTCATTCCGAAAACGTATTAAAAGAATCATGATAAATATAACTACTATCCAAAACATCTTCTATACTCCTTAAAAAAACTATAACTTTATATTTTTCTAAAATTTACAATCTAACTTAGGGCTACTGCCTACTTCTGGCACACAAAGAACCAGCGTTCTGATTTTTTGCGTGGTTTTTTGTCTTCGAAATCAGCGTAGAGTTTGAATGATTTGAAGCCTGCTTGTTCCAAGAGGATGTCGTAAGTCAAGACTTCGTAAGTGCGTTCTTCGTGGACTTCGTCGTAGCGTGTGAAGCGTCCGTCTTCGTCTTGCAAGAAGAAAGTCAATTCGTGGACAACTGAGTGCGGTGCGTCATCAGCGTACGTGTCCCATACCATGGCAAACTCTTCCGCATTTTCGTGGTAAGAGTAGCCAGGAAAGACAGTATCAGTTTTATAAGTTGAGTGCACGTCAAAGATAAAGACACCGCCGTCATTTAAGCTATCGTAGACTTGTTTGAAAACGTCACCGACTTCAACTTCATCAGCCATG from Streptococcus ruminicola encodes the following:
- a CDS encoding nucleotidyltransferase; its protein translation is MTITGIVAEFNPFHNGHRYLLSQAEGVKIVAMSGNFVQRGEPAVVDKWTRAEMALKCGADLVVELPFLVAVQSADYFAQGAVDILERLGVDNLAFGTEENLDYQHFSQIYADNQQKMVDYLQNLPDNLSYPQKTQKMWETFAGVNFTGNTPNHILGLSYAKACAGKSIKLSPIMRQGAGYHSLDTDVAFASATNLRIHRQDKDFVDKFMPQADLFLGAPQVTWENYFQLLKYQIVTNPDLTGIFQVNEELASRIRSAIRSVATVDELVDKVATKRYTKARIRRILTYILVGAVEKPLPEAVHVLGFTEKGQKHLKTVKKSVDIVARIGAKPWDAVTQQADQVYQLGNPQLQEQTWGKVPVRIDK
- a CDS encoding class I SAM-dependent DNA methyltransferase → MNKNYEKFAAVYDAIMDDSLYDKWTDFSLRHFPKDKKKLLELACGTGIQSVRFAKAGFDVTGLDLSEDMLEIARKRAEAAGEAIEFKQGNMLDLSQAGKYDLVTCYSDSICYMADEVEVGDVFKQVYDSLNDGGVFIFDVHSTYKTDTVFPGYSYHENAEEFAMVWDTYADDAPHSVVHELTFFLQDEDGRFTRYDEVHEERTYEVLTYDILLEQAGFKSFKLYADFEDKKPRKKSERWFFVCQK